In one Diabrotica virgifera virgifera chromosome 5, PGI_DIABVI_V3a genomic region, the following are encoded:
- the LOC126884207 gene encoding uncharacterized protein LOC126884207: MNTFVSRKGSPGMFYAQAETAVNNRSFMGIELYVKSKEGPINAVVFYDHLAQSIEKRVLSGDDAVLANCARIVDKSAWLKNIKDNTFGERDIEALAVRLQVNKREAIKSFREYVFDNCRNLGENCENNSYPENLLRLTTALKTIPISSSECERGFSQMNLIITDDRVSLLTKTVSSLMFVKLNGPPLTRFEPSKYVNSWLLRGRHSALDTNSTERAEKRLMTKSSPNFGQFYKLQVIKFIAFFLVKCSYDLKTYTD; the protein is encoded by the coding sequence ATGAACACGTTTGTTTCTCGAAAAGGCAGTCCTGGAATGTTTTATGCGCAAGCTGAAACAGCTGTCAACAACAGAAGTTTTATGGGAATCGAACTGTATGTGAAATCTAAAGAAGGCCCCATCAATGCTGTTGTGTTTTATGACCACCTTGCTCAATCAATCGAAAAGAGGGTGCTTAGTGGAGACGATGCAGTGTTGGCCAATTGCGCCCGCATAGTTGACAAAAGCGCTTGGCTCAAAAACATTAAAGACAATACTTTTGGGGAAAGAGACATTGAAGCGCTCGCAGTTCGTCTACAAGTGAACAAACGAGAGGCAATTAAATCCTTCAGAGAATATGTTTTTGACAATTGTAGAAATTTGGGGGAAAATTGTGAGAACAATAGCTACCCAGAAAATTTGCTACGTTTGACAACAGCTTTAAAGACAATACCAATATCTTCCAGTGAGTGTGAAAGGGGATTTTCCCAAATGAACCTGATAATTACTGATGACAGAGTTTCCCTACTCACAAAAACTGTTTCTTCATTAATGTTTGTGAAGTTAAACGGCCCACCTCTTACTCGATTTGAACCCTCGAAGTACGTGAATTCGTGGCTGCTTCGGGGACGGCACTCAGCATTGGACACAAACAGCACGGAAAGAGCAGAGAAGAGACTTATGACAAAATCGTCTCCAAACTTTGGACAGTTCTATAAACTGCAAGTTATCAAATTTATTGCTTTCTTTCTTGTAAAATGTAGCTATGATCTAAAAACTTACACTGATTAA